From one Bacteroides fragilis NCTC 9343 genomic stretch:
- the gyrB gene encoding DNA topoisomerase (ATP-hydrolyzing) subunit B gives MSEEQNPTNNGSYSADSIQVLEGLEAVRKRPAMYIGDISVKGLHHLVYEIVDNSIDEALAGYCDHIEVTINEDNSITVQDNGRGIPVDFHEKEQKSALEVAMTVLHAGGKFDKGSYKVSGGLHGVGMSCVNALSTHMTTQVFRNGKIYQQEYEIGKPLYPVKEVGIADHTGTKQQFWPDDSIFTETIYDYKILASRLRELAYLNAGLRISLTDRRVVNEDGSFKHETFYSEEGLREFVRFIESSREHLINDVIYLNTEKQNIPIEVAIMYNTGFSENIHSYVNNINTIEGGTHLAGFRRALTRTLKKYAEDSKMLEKVKVEISGDDFREGLTAVISVKVAEPQFEGQTKTKLGNNEVMGAVDQAVGEVLNYYLEEHPKEAKAIVDKVILAATARHAARKAREMVQRKSPMSGGGLPGKLADCSDKDPQKCELFLVEGDSAGGTAKQGRNRAFQAILPLRGKILNVEKAMYHKALESEEIRNIYTALGVTIGTEEDSKAANIDKLRYHKIIIMTDADVDGSHIDTLIMTFFFRYMPQIIQNGYLYIATPPLYLCKKGKIEEYCWTDAQRQKFIDTYGGGSENAIHTQRYKGLGEMNAQQLWETTMDPENRMLKQVNIDNAAEADYIFSMLMGEDVGPRREFIEENATYANIDA, from the coding sequence ATGAGCGAAGAACAGAATCCCACCAATAACGGGTCTTATTCAGCAGATAGTATCCAAGTATTGGAAGGACTTGAAGCAGTTAGAAAACGCCCTGCGATGTACATTGGTGACATCAGCGTAAAGGGACTTCATCACTTGGTATATGAAATTGTCGACAACTCTATCGACGAAGCATTGGCCGGTTATTGCGACCATATCGAAGTAACTATCAACGAAGACAACTCTATCACCGTACAGGATAATGGACGTGGTATTCCGGTAGATTTCCACGAAAAAGAGCAGAAATCTGCCCTCGAAGTTGCCATGACCGTACTGCATGCCGGAGGTAAGTTCGATAAAGGTTCGTACAAAGTATCCGGAGGTCTTCACGGTGTAGGTATGTCCTGTGTGAATGCATTGTCTACACACATGACTACCCAGGTATTCCGCAACGGTAAAATCTATCAGCAGGAATATGAAATCGGTAAACCGCTTTATCCCGTTAAAGAAGTAGGAATAGCGGACCACACAGGAACCAAACAGCAATTCTGGCCCGATGACAGTATCTTTACCGAAACCATTTATGATTATAAGATTCTGGCTTCACGTTTACGTGAATTGGCTTATCTGAATGCCGGTCTGCGCATCTCGCTGACAGATCGTCGCGTAGTGAATGAGGACGGCAGTTTCAAACACGAAACTTTCTATTCGGAAGAGGGTTTAAGAGAATTTGTACGTTTCATCGAATCGTCACGCGAACACTTGATTAACGATGTGATTTATCTAAACACAGAGAAACAAAACATCCCCATCGAGGTGGCTATCATGTACAATACCGGATTTTCAGAAAATATCCATTCGTACGTCAATAACATTAATACTATAGAAGGTGGTACGCATCTGGCAGGTTTCCGCCGCGCCCTGACCCGTACACTGAAGAAATATGCAGAAGACAGCAAAATGCTGGAGAAAGTTAAAGTAGAAATCTCCGGCGATGACTTCCGTGAAGGTCTGACAGCTGTGATCTCTGTAAAAGTAGCTGAACCCCAATTTGAAGGACAGACTAAAACTAAGTTGGGAAACAACGAAGTAATGGGTGCTGTCGATCAGGCGGTAGGCGAAGTACTAAACTATTATCTGGAAGAACACCCGAAAGAGGCTAAAGCAATTGTAGACAAAGTGATTTTGGCTGCTACTGCACGCCACGCCGCCCGCAAAGCGCGTGAGATGGTACAGCGTAAATCTCCTATGTCAGGTGGCGGTCTTCCGGGTAAACTGGCCGACTGCTCGGACAAAGACCCGCAGAAGTGTGAGTTATTCCTCGTCGAGGGAGACTCTGCCGGCGGTACAGCTAAGCAAGGTCGTAACCGTGCATTTCAGGCTATTCTTCCACTACGCGGTAAGATTCTGAACGTAGAGAAAGCCATGTATCACAAAGCGCTTGAAAGCGAAGAAATACGCAATATATACACGGCACTGGGTGTCACTATCGGAACGGAAGAAGACAGCAAAGCTGCCAATATTGATAAGCTGCGCTATCATAAAATCATTATCATGACCGATGCCGACGTCGATGGATCACACATCGACACACTGATCATGACTTTTTTCTTCCGCTATATGCCACAGATCATCCAGAATGGCTATCTGTACATTGCCACTCCCCCGCTCTACCTTTGCAAAAAAGGAAAAATAGAAGAGTATTGCTGGACAGATGCGCAACGCCAGAAGTTTATCGACACTTATGGTGGCGGTTCGGAAAATGCAATCCATACACAGCGCTACAAAGGTTTGGGTGAGATGAATGCCCAGCAGTTGTGGGAAACGACTATGGATCCGGAAAACCGTATGCTGAAACAGGTTAATATCGACAACGCAGCAGAAGCCGACTATATCTTCTCCATGTTGATGGGTGAAGACGTAGGTCCACGCCGCGAGTTCATTGAAGAA
- the rpsT gene encoding 30S ribosomal protein S20, whose protein sequence is MANHKSSIKRIRQEETRRLRNRYYGKTMRNAVRKLRSTTDKAEATAMYPGIVKMVDKLAKTNVIHKNKANNLKSKLAIYINKLA, encoded by the coding sequence ATGGCAAATCATAAATCATCAATCAAGAGAATCAGACAAGAAGAAACTAGAAGACTTCGTAACAGATATTATGGTAAAACCATGAGAAATGCTGTTAGAAAACTTCGTTCAACTACTGACAAAGCAGAAGCAACTGCTATGTATCCGGGCATCGTTAAGATGGTAGACAAGTTAGCTAAGACAAACGTTATTCATAAGAATAAAGCTAACAATCTGAAATCTAAGTTGGCCATTTACATCAACAAGCTTGCTTAA
- the recO gene encoding DNA repair protein RecO produces MLQKTVGIVLHVLKYNDTSNIVEMYTELSGRASFLVTVPRSKKATVKSVLFQPLALIEFEADYRPNTSLFRIKEAKSFSPFTSIPYDPFKSAIALFLAEFLYRAIREEAENRPLFAYLQHSILWLDTCKISFANFHLVFLMRLSRFLGLYPNLDDYHAGDYFDMLNATFTSVRPQLHSSYIQPDEAGRLLQLMRMNYETMHLFGMNRTERARCLAIINEYYRLHLPDFPILKSLDVLKELFD; encoded by the coding sequence ATGTTGCAAAAAACGGTTGGAATCGTTCTTCATGTATTAAAGTATAACGATACATCGAATATCGTAGAGATGTATACTGAGTTGTCAGGGCGTGCGTCCTTTTTGGTCACCGTGCCTCGTTCTAAGAAGGCTACTGTCAAATCGGTGTTGTTTCAACCATTGGCTTTAATCGAATTTGAGGCAGATTACAGACCGAATACTTCACTTTTTAGAATTAAGGAGGCCAAATCTTTCAGTCCCTTTACTTCTATTCCCTATGATCCTTTTAAATCGGCTATCGCTCTTTTTCTCGCTGAATTTCTTTATCGTGCCATTCGTGAGGAGGCTGAGAACCGTCCGTTGTTTGCCTATTTACAACATTCTATATTATGGTTGGATACCTGTAAGATTAGTTTTGCTAATTTCCATCTGGTATTTCTGATGCGTCTTTCACGCTTTTTGGGGCTGTACCCCAACCTGGACGATTATCATGCGGGTGACTATTTTGATATGTTGAATGCCACTTTTACGTCCGTTCGTCCTCAACTGCATTCTTCTTATATACAGCCCGATGAAGCCGGACGGTTGTTGCAGTTGATGCGTATGAATTATGAAACCATGCATCTTTTTGGAATGAACCGCACAGAAAGAGCCCGTTGTCTGGCTATTATTAATGAATATTACCGGTTGCATCTTCCCGATTTTCCTATACTGAAATCACTGGATGTATTGAAGGAGCTGTTTGATTAG
- a CDS encoding GatB/YqeY domain-containing protein yields MDLFERVSEDIKNAMKAKDKVALETLRNVKKFFLEAKTAPGANDTLTDADALKIVQKLVKQGKDAAEIYIGQGRQDLADAELAQVQVMETYLPKQMSAEELEAALKEIIAEVGATSGKDMGKVMGVASKKLAGLAEGRAISAKVKELLG; encoded by the coding sequence ATGGATTTATTCGAAAGAGTCAGCGAAGACATTAAAAACGCAATGAAAGCGAAAGATAAAGTAGCTCTCGAAACTCTCAGAAATGTAAAAAAGTTCTTTTTGGAAGCTAAAACAGCTCCGGGAGCTAATGACACCCTTACAGATGCAGATGCACTGAAAATCGTGCAAAAACTGGTAAAACAAGGTAAGGATGCCGCAGAAATATATATAGGACAAGGTCGTCAGGACTTAGCTGATGCAGAATTGGCTCAGGTGCAAGTTATGGAAACTTATCTGCCTAAGCAGATGAGTGCCGAAGAATTGGAAGCCGCACTGAAAGAAATTATTGCTGAAGTAGGTGCTACCAGCGGCAAAGACATGGGAAAAGTAATGGGAGTCGCTTCTAAAAAACTGGCAGGATTGGCCGAAGGACGCGCGATCTCAGCTAAAGTAAAAGAGTTATTGGGATAA
- the ftsZ gene encoding cell division protein FtsZ: MDEIVQFDFPTDSPKIIKVIGVGGGGGNAVNHMYREGIHDVTFVLCNTDNQALAESPVPVKLQLGRSITQGLGAGNRPERARDAAEESIEDIKTLLNDGTKMVFITAGMGGGTGTGAAPVIARIAKEMDILTVGIVTIPFIFEGEKKIIQALDGVERIAQHVDALLVINNERLREIYSDLTFMNAFGKADDTLSIAAKSIAEIITMRGTVNLDFADVKTILKDGGVAIMSTGFGEGENRVTKAIDDALHSPLLNNNDIFNAKKVMLNVSFCPASELMMEEMNEVHEFMSKFREGVEVIWGVAMDNSLDTKVKITVLATGFGVEDVPGMDDLHEKRSQEEEERQLQLEEEKEKNKERIRKAYGESASGIGTRNLRKRRHIYLFNAEDLDNDDIIAMVEDSPTYLRDKTTLGKIKAKAALEEEIATEEAIDDSGVITF, from the coding sequence ATGGACGAGATAGTACAATTCGATTTCCCTACAGATTCACCGAAAATCATCAAAGTGATTGGTGTAGGAGGTGGTGGAGGTAACGCCGTCAACCACATGTACCGGGAAGGCATACACGACGTAACATTCGTTCTCTGCAATACCGACAACCAAGCATTGGCTGAGTCTCCCGTACCGGTCAAACTGCAACTGGGACGTTCCATCACACAAGGACTCGGTGCCGGAAACCGTCCGGAGCGTGCACGTGATGCTGCCGAAGAGAGCATCGAAGACATCAAAACTCTGCTGAACGATGGTACCAAAATGGTGTTTATCACTGCCGGAATGGGTGGAGGAACCGGAACCGGAGCCGCTCCCGTCATCGCCCGTATCGCTAAAGAGATGGACATCCTGACTGTCGGAATCGTTACCATCCCTTTCATTTTTGAAGGCGAAAAGAAAATTATTCAGGCTCTGGACGGTGTAGAACGCATCGCACAACATGTAGATGCTTTGCTGGTGATCAACAACGAACGCCTGCGTGAAATCTACTCCGACCTGACTTTTATGAATGCATTCGGCAAGGCAGATGATACGCTATCAATCGCAGCCAAGAGCATAGCCGAAATTATCACCATGCGAGGTACGGTCAACCTGGACTTTGCAGATGTGAAAACGATTCTCAAGGACGGCGGTGTAGCCATCATGAGTACCGGATTCGGCGAAGGAGAAAACCGTGTGACCAAAGCAATAGACGATGCACTGCATTCACCTCTGCTCAATAATAATGATATTTTCAACGCCAAGAAGGTAATGCTGAACGTCTCCTTCTGTCCTGCTTCCGAATTGATGATGGAAGAAATGAACGAAGTACACGAGTTCATGAGCAAATTCCGCGAAGGTGTGGAAGTGATCTGGGGTGTAGCTATGGACAACTCACTGGATACGAAAGTAAAGATCACCGTATTGGCTACCGGTTTCGGTGTAGAAGACGTACCGGGCATGGACGACCTGCACGAAAAACGCAGTCAGGAAGAAGAAGAGCGACAGTTGCAACTGGAAGAAGAGAAGGAGAAGAACAAAGAGCGCATCCGCAAAGCATACGGTGAAAGTGCCAGTGGAATCGGAACACGCAATCTGCGTAAACGCCGGCATATCTATCTCTTCAATGCAGAAGACCTGGATAACGATGACATCATCGCCATGGTAGAGGACTCTCCTACTTACTTACGCGACAAAACAACTTTGGGTAAAATCAAAGCAAAAGCCGCACTGGAAGAAGAGATAGCAACAGAAGAGGCTATAGATGACAGTGGAGTTATCACATTTTAA
- the ftsA gene encoding cell division protein FtsA — translation MATTDFIAAIELGSSKIAGIAGKKNSDGSIQVLAYAREDSSSFIRKGVIYNLDKTAQSLTSIINKLEGALNNSIAKIYVGIGGQSLRTVRNVVSRDLEEETIISQELVDSICDENLEIPLIDMDILDVAPQEYKIGNNLQADPVGVAGSHIEGRFLNIVARASLKKNLERCFEQAKIEIADLLISPLVTADAVLTESERRSGCALIDFGADTSTISIYKNNILRFLTVLPLGGNSITHDLVSLQMEEEEAERLKIRYGNAFYEEEEGEEPATCQLEDGNRTIELGKLNNIIEARTEEIIANVWNQIQLSGYDDKLLAGLIITGGAANLKDLDEVLRKRSKIEKVRNARFVRNTIHADEDVVKKDGTQNTLFGLLIAGNENCCLLETPAPQPHIQPQPQPEPVNMFEEDESLKEQEAAARAAKKKKEEEEKKRKEEEKQRKLEEKKRREEERRNKPNWFKSTFDKLSNEIFSDEDMK, via the coding sequence ATGGCAACAACAGATTTTATCGCCGCTATTGAACTGGGTTCATCGAAGATAGCCGGTATAGCCGGAAAGAAGAATAGTGATGGAAGTATACAGGTATTAGCTTATGCCAGGGAGGATTCGTCTTCTTTCATCCGGAAAGGAGTGATCTATAATCTGGATAAAACGGCACAAAGCCTGACTTCAATCATCAATAAACTGGAGGGGGCTCTCAATAACTCAATTGCCAAGATCTATGTGGGTATCGGCGGACAATCGCTCCGTACGGTGCGCAATGTGGTAAGTCGCGATCTTGAAGAAGAAACTATTATTTCTCAGGAACTGGTCGACTCAATCTGTGATGAGAACCTCGAGATACCACTGATCGATATGGATATACTGGACGTTGCTCCACAAGAATACAAAATAGGAAACAATCTTCAAGCCGACCCTGTCGGTGTAGCCGGAAGCCACATTGAAGGGCGTTTTCTGAATATTGTAGCACGTGCTTCGCTCAAGAAAAATCTGGAACGCTGCTTCGAACAGGCTAAAATAGAAATAGCAGACCTATTGATCTCACCTCTGGTTACTGCCGATGCAGTACTGACGGAAAGTGAAAGACGCTCCGGCTGCGCACTGATCGACTTTGGTGCCGACACATCTACCATTTCCATTTATAAGAATAATATCCTCCGCTTCCTCACTGTGCTGCCGCTAGGAGGAAACAGTATTACCCATGACCTCGTCTCTCTTCAGATGGAAGAAGAAGAGGCCGAACGTTTGAAAATCAGATATGGCAATGCTTTCTACGAAGAGGAAGAAGGCGAAGAACCTGCTACTTGCCAATTGGAAGACGGAAATAGAACGATAGAGTTAGGTAAACTGAATAATATCATCGAGGCACGTACCGAAGAGATTATCGCGAACGTATGGAATCAGATTCAACTTTCGGGATATGACGACAAACTTCTGGCCGGACTCATCATCACCGGAGGGGCCGCCAACCTGAAAGACCTGGACGAGGTTCTACGCAAACGGAGTAAAATAGAGAAGGTGAGAAACGCACGTTTCGTACGCAATACCATCCATGCAGACGAAGACGTTGTGAAGAAAGACGGTACACAAAACACCTTATTCGGACTGCTTATTGCGGGCAACGAAAACTGTTGTTTATTGGAAACACCCGCTCCACAGCCGCATATACAACCTCAGCCCCAGCCCGAACCGGTGAACATGTTTGAAGAAGACGAAAGTCTGAAGGAACAGGAAGCCGCTGCCCGCGCTGCCAAGAAGAAGAAAGAAGAAGAAGAGAAAAAGCGGAAAGAAGAAGAAAAGCAACGCAAGCTGGAAGAGAAGAAAAGAAGGGAAGAAGAGAGAAGAAATAAACCTAACTGGTTTAAATCGACTTTCGACAAACTCTCTAATGAAATTTTCTCTGACGAAGATATGAAATAA
- a CDS encoding cell division protein FtsQ/DivIB, whose protein sequence is MIKRILLTIVMLLLIAYLIAAVTVFNDKPAHQVCRDMELVIKDTLNAGFVTKNEVAAILQKKGIYPVGKKMDRVHTKTLEKELDKHPLINEAQCYKTPNGKICVEVTQRVPILHIMSSNGENYYLDNKGKMMPPDAKCVAHRAIVTGNVEKSFAMKDLYKFGVFLQNNPFWEAQIVQINVLPGKEIELVPRVGNHIIYLGKLEHFEDKLKRLKTFYEKGLNQVGWNKYSRISLEFGNQIICTKKKQ, encoded by the coding sequence ATGATAAAAAGAATTCTTCTGACCATCGTCATGTTACTTCTCATAGCCTACCTTATAGCAGCTGTGACAGTGTTCAACGACAAACCTGCCCATCAGGTATGCCGTGACATGGAATTAGTGATCAAGGATACACTCAATGCCGGTTTCGTTACCAAGAACGAGGTGGCTGCCATCCTGCAGAAGAAAGGCATTTATCCCGTTGGAAAGAAAATGGACCGGGTACACACCAAAACATTGGAAAAAGAGTTGGATAAACATCCACTCATCAATGAAGCTCAATGCTATAAAACGCCAAACGGCAAAATTTGCGTGGAAGTAACCCAACGCGTACCGATTCTCCACATCATGAGCAGCAACGGTGAAAACTACTATTTGGATAACAAAGGAAAAATGATGCCGCCCGATGCAAAATGCGTAGCACACCGGGCAATTGTCACCGGAAATGTAGAAAAGTCGTTTGCAATGAAGGATTTATATAAGTTTGGTGTATTTTTGCAAAACAATCCGTTCTGGGAAGCCCAGATTGTACAGATTAACGTGCTGCCCGGAAAAGAAATCGAATTGGTTCCCCGGGTAGGCAATCATATTATCTATTTGGGTAAACTGGAACATTTTGAGGATAAACTGAAACGCTTGAAGACCTTTTACGAAAAAGGGCTCAACCAGGTGGGATGGAATAAATATTCGCGTATCAGCCTGGAATTTGGAAATCAGATTATCTGCACAAAAAAGAAACAATAA
- the murC gene encoding UDP-N-acetylmuramate--L-alanine ligase: protein MNIETIQSVYFVGAGGIGMSALVRYFLSKGKVVAGYDRTPSELTQHLIEEGAQIHYEENIDLIPEACKDKATTLVVLTPAVPQEHAELTYFRDNGFEIQKRAQVLGTITRSSKGLCVAGTHGKTTTSTMTAHLFHQSHVGCTAFLGGISKNYGTNLLLSSTSPYTVIEADEFDRSFHWLSPYMSVITATDPDHLDIYGTEQAYLESFEHYTTLIQPGGALIIRKGISLQPKVKEGVKMYTYSRDEGDFHAENIRIGNGEIFIDFVGPDIRIDNIQLGVPVSINIENGVAAMALAHLNGVTPEEIKQGMASFRGVDRRFDFKIKNNRIVFLSDYAHHPSEIKQSVMSMRELYRDKKITAVFQPHLYTRTRDFYKDFADSLSLLDEVILVDIYPAREQPIPGVSSRLIYDNLRPGIEKSMCKKEEILDVLKAKHIEVLITLGAGDIDNYVPGICDLLSRRMVPSDN, encoded by the coding sequence ATGAATATAGAAACGATTCAATCTGTATATTTTGTCGGGGCAGGCGGTATCGGAATGAGTGCCCTCGTCCGCTATTTTCTTTCTAAAGGAAAAGTAGTGGCAGGCTATGACCGTACTCCCAGTGAACTGACTCAACATCTTATAGAAGAAGGAGCACAGATCCATTACGAAGAGAATATCGATCTCATACCGGAGGCTTGCAAAGACAAAGCTACCACATTGGTAGTCCTGACCCCTGCCGTACCTCAGGAACATGCCGAATTAACTTACTTCCGTGATAATGGATTCGAAATACAGAAACGTGCACAAGTACTGGGCACCATTACCCGTTCCAGCAAAGGACTTTGTGTAGCCGGCACACATGGTAAAACCACTACCTCAACGATGACGGCCCACTTGTTTCATCAGTCACATGTAGGTTGTACTGCTTTTCTGGGAGGTATTTCCAAAAATTACGGAACGAATCTACTACTCTCTTCAACCAGCCCTTATACGGTGATTGAAGCAGACGAATTTGACCGTTCATTCCATTGGTTGTCTCCTTATATGTCTGTCATTACCGCAACCGATCCGGATCATCTGGATATTTATGGCACCGAACAGGCTTATCTGGAAAGCTTTGAACACTACACCACACTGATTCAGCCCGGAGGAGCACTGATTATCCGCAAAGGCATTTCCCTACAGCCGAAAGTGAAAGAGGGAGTGAAGATGTATACTTACTCACGTGACGAGGGAGACTTTCATGCTGAGAACATTCGCATCGGAAACGGAGAAATCTTCATTGACTTCGTAGGGCCTGACATTCGTATCGACAACATTCAGCTAGGAGTACCGGTAAGTATAAATATAGAGAATGGTGTCGCTGCGATGGCACTTGCCCACCTTAACGGAGTCACACCTGAAGAGATCAAACAGGGAATGGCCAGTTTCCGGGGTGTGGACCGCCGGTTCGACTTTAAAATCAAGAATAACCGGATTGTATTCCTGAGTGACTACGCACATCATCCATCCGAGATTAAACAAAGCGTGATGTCCATGCGTGAGTTGTACCGGGACAAAAAGATCACTGCGGTTTTTCAGCCACACCTCTATACCCGTACCCGCGACTTCTACAAAGATTTTGCCGACAGTCTGTCTTTACTCGATGAAGTGATACTGGTAGATATCTATCCGGCGCGCGAGCAACCTATTCCGGGAGTAAGCAGCCGGCTGATATATGACAACCTACGTCCGGGTATTGAAAAAAGCATGTGCAAGAAAGAAGAAATACTCGATGTACTGAAAGCAAAACATATCGAAGTATTAATTACATTGGGAGCAGGAGACATAGACAACTATGTTCCGGGTATTTGTGACTTATTGTCCCGAAGAATGGTTCCTTCGGACAATTAA
- the murG gene encoding undecaprenyldiphospho-muramoylpentapeptide beta-N-acetylglucosaminyltransferase has product MNKENNKEGQGDALRVIISGGGTGGHIFPAVSIANAIKELRPDAQILFVGAEGRMEMQRVPDAGYQIIGLPVAGFDRKHLWKNVAVLLKLVRSQWKARNIIRQFRPQVAVGVGGYASGPTLKMAGMMGVPTLIQEQNSYAGVTNKLLAQKARRICVAYDGMEKFFPANKIIMTGNPVRQNLLAEKPEREQAIRSFGLNPEKKTILILGGSLGARTINNTLIAGLQLIRRTTDVQFIWQTGKIYHQQVTEAVKAAGEIPNLFVTDFIKDMAAAYAAADLVISRAGAGSISEFCLLNKPVILVPSPNVAEDHQTKNALALVNKQAAIYVKDAEAENKLLPVALETIANAEKLSELSENIAHLALPDSAVVIAKEVIKLAQQS; this is encoded by the coding sequence ATGAATAAAGAAAATAATAAAGAAGGACAGGGTGATGCCTTAAGAGTCATCATCAGCGGTGGTGGTACCGGAGGGCATATCTTTCCGGCCGTATCCATTGCAAACGCCATAAAAGAGTTACGTCCCGATGCACAAATCCTGTTTGTAGGAGCCGAAGGCAGAATGGAAATGCAACGAGTACCGGATGCAGGCTATCAGATTATCGGATTGCCTGTAGCAGGATTCGATCGTAAACATCTGTGGAAAAATGTCGCCGTATTATTAAAATTGGTACGCAGCCAATGGAAAGCACGAAACATTATCCGGCAATTCCGTCCTCAGGTAGCAGTAGGAGTAGGCGGATATGCAAGCGGTCCTACTTTAAAAATGGCGGGAATGATGGGAGTACCTACTTTAATACAAGAGCAGAATTCATACGCCGGAGTAACCAATAAACTATTGGCACAGAAAGCACGAAGAATTTGTGTGGCGTATGACGGAATGGAGAAATTCTTTCCTGCCAATAAAATCATTATGACAGGTAACCCGGTACGTCAGAATCTGCTGGCGGAAAAACCGGAACGTGAACAGGCTATTCGTTCTTTCGGGCTGAATCCGGAAAAGAAGACCATTCTGATTTTGGGTGGAAGCCTGGGGGCACGCACCATCAATAACACATTGATTGCGGGATTGCAACTGATTCGCCGGACTACAGACGTGCAGTTCATCTGGCAAACGGGAAAGATTTATCATCAACAAGTGACAGAAGCTGTAAAAGCAGCGGGAGAGATACCCAATCTGTTTGTAACGGACTTTATCAAAGATATGGCTGCCGCTTATGCTGCTGCCGACCTGGTTATTTCACGTGCCGGTGCAGGGTCTATTTCCGAGTTCTGCCTGCTGAATAAGCCCGTTATCCTGGTTCCGTCTCCTAATGTGGCAGAAGACCATCAAACCAAAAATGCTTTGGCTTTGGTGAATAAACAAGCAGCCATCTACGTAAAGGATGCGGAAGCAGAAAACAAACTATTACCGGTAGCACTGGAAACGATCGCCAATGCCGAGAAGCTGAGCGAACTCAGTGAAAACATTGCACATCTGGCTTTACCGGATTCTGCTGTCGTTATTGCAAAAGAAGTTATAAAATTAGCGCAACAATCATGA
- a CDS encoding FtsW/RodA/SpoVE family cell cycle protein yields MDLLKNIFKGDKVIWIIFLCLCLISIIEVFSAASTLTYKSGDHWGPITQHSIILMVGAVVVVLMHNIPYKWFQVFPVFLYPISVVLLAFVTLMGVITGDRVNGAARWMSFMGLQFQPSELAKMAVIIAVSFILSKKQDDEGANPKAFKYIMILTGLVCMLIAPENLSTAMLLFGVVVLMMFIGRVAFKKLAMLLGGLALVGCLGAVFLLAIPKDTDIPFLHRFDTWKSRITNFTEKEEVPAAKFDIDKDAQIAHARIAIATSNVIGKAPGNSIQRDFLSQAFSDFIFAIIIEELGLVGGAFVVILYIWLLVRTGRIAQKCERTFPAFLVMGIALMLVSQAILNMMVAVGLFPVTGQPLPLISKGGTSTLINCAYIGMILSVSRYTAYLEEKKENPAPLLTQSEGNETIASEAQTAAEPTAEVLNSDAKFEE; encoded by the coding sequence GTGGATCTATTAAAGAACATATTCAAAGGTGATAAGGTAATCTGGATTATTTTCCTTTGCCTCTGCCTCATCTCTATCATAGAGGTGTTTAGTGCTGCCAGTACGCTGACTTATAAAAGTGGCGACCACTGGGGACCCATCACACAACATTCCATCATCCTGATGGTAGGTGCGGTCGTAGTGGTCCTGATGCACAACATCCCTTATAAGTGGTTTCAGGTGTTTCCGGTTTTCCTCTACCCTATTTCGGTAGTATTGCTGGCTTTCGTAACTTTGATGGGAGTCATCACAGGTGACCGTGTGAACGGAGCCGCCCGCTGGATGAGTTTTATGGGGTTACAGTTCCAGCCTTCAGAACTGGCCAAGATGGCAGTAATCATCGCGGTTTCTTTCATTCTATCCAAAAAGCAGGATGATGAAGGGGCCAATCCGAAAGCTTTTAAGTATATCATGATACTGACCGGACTGGTATGTATGCTTATCGCTCCTGAAAACCTTTCGACAGCTATGCTGTTGTTCGGAGTAGTAGTATTGATGATGTTCATCGGACGTGTTGCATTCAAGAAGTTAGCCATGTTATTGGGCGGTCTGGCATTGGTTGGCTGTCTGGGAGCAGTATTTTTGCTGGCCATACCGAAGGATACCGATATCCCGTTCCTCCACCGGTTTGACACTTGGAAAAGTCGTATTACCAACTTTACGGAGAAAGAAGAAGTTCCGGCAGCCAAATTCGATATTGACAAAGATGCCCAGATAGCTCATGCACGCATTGCCATCGCTACCAGTAACGTGATAGGTAAGGCACCGGGAAATTCCATTCAGCGTGACTTCCTGAGCCAGGCATTCTCCGATTTCATCTTTGCCATTATCATTGAAGAGTTGGGGCTGGTAGGAGGCGCCTTTGTAGTCATACTCTACATCTGGCTATTGGTCCGGACAGGCCGAATCGCCCAAAAGTGCGAACGTACATTCCCGGCATTCCTCGTCATGGGTATTGCCTTGATGTTGGTATCACAAGCCATATTGAACATGATGGTAGCCGTCGGACTATTTCCTGTAACAGGACAACCTTTACCGCTAATCAGTAAAGGAGGTACAAGTACACTGATCAACTGTGCCTACATTGGCATGATACTGAGTGTCAGCCGCTATACCGCTTATCTGGAAGAGAAAAAAGAAAATCCTGCTCCTCTGCTCACCCAGAGTGAAGGAAATGAGACGATTGCAAGCGAGGCACAGACTGCGGCCGAACCTACAGCAGAGGTTTTAAACAGTGATGCTAAATTTGAAGAGTAA